The Yersinia entomophaga nucleotide sequence GATTCGCGTTCAAGCCTATGGTGGCAAAGAAAGTCAGCATTAGCGGATCTTTGAGGGACATATCAAAGCTGATTTCCCAGCCAAGAGTTTTTTGCACCAGCAATAACAGCAGAGCTACCAGCAAACCACCGGCAACAGGTTCGGGAATTGTATATTTAGTTAGGAAGGGAACCGATTGTACGAGTTTACGCCCTAGTAACAGAACCAGTGTGGCCGCTACGAGCGTGCCATAGGTATCGAGATGAAACATCCTGGTACTCCATGTAATTAAAATATCTAATAAAAATATGACGTTAGCCGAATCCTTAAAAAACGCCAAAGCAGGTTAGGGTGGATTAGAAAAAAAAACGCTGAGAATTACAAGTTTGGTGAGATAAAAATGCGAGCAGGCAACAAATGCGTATTTTGAAAAAATCGAAGCGCAACCGATTGCTTTTGTGAAGCGGATCATTAAAATGCCCCCTTTGCCGATTCTGGAATGCCAACCCATGACCACGCAATCCGCCGAGCTAAAGACCTCACGGCCGGCCTCTCATACTAATGCACCCAGCGAACTGATTTACCGATTGGAAGATCGTCCACCGTTGCCACAAACCCTATTTGCCGCTTGTCAGCATTTATTAGCCATGTTTGTGGCGGTGATCACTCCCGCGCTGCTTATCTGCCAGGCTTTAGGTTTACCGGCGCAGGATACCCAGCGAATTATTAGTATGTCCCTATTTGCGTCAGGACTCGCCTCTATTTTACAAATAAAAACCTGGGGACCCGTGGGTTCTGGTCTGTTATCGATTCAGGGCACCAGTTTCAACTTTGTTTCTCCGCTGATTATGGGCGGGCTGGCGTTGAAAAATGGCGGTGCCGATATCCCGACCATGATGGCCGCGCTGTTTGGTACGCTAATGGTCGCGTCTTGCACCGAGATCCTGCTATCTCGCGTTTTGCATTTGGCTCGTCGCATTATTACGCCGTTGGTTTCCGGCATTGTCGTGATGATTATCGGCCTATCGCTGATTCAGGTTGGCCTGACATCCATTGGTGGCGGATATGGCGCGATGAGCGATCATACCTTTGGCTCACCGAAAAACTTATTACTCGCCGGCGCGGTGTTGGTCGTTATTATCCTGCTAAACCGTCAGCGCAATCCGTACCTGCGCGTTGCTTCATTAGTCATAGCAATGGCCGTTGGCTATCTGTTGGCTTGGGCTATGGATATGCTGCCAGCCAGCCAACCTGCTGCCGAAACGGCTCTAATAACCATTCCAACGCCGTTTTATTACGGTTTATCCTTTGACTGGAACCTATTGATTCCGCTGATGCTGATCTTTATGGTGACTTCACTGGAAACAATCGGTGATATCACTGCCACTTCTGACGTTTCCGAACAACCGGTCAGCGGCCCGCTATATATGAAGCGTTTGAAAGGCGGCGTATTGGCGAACGGTTTGAATTCAATGGTTTCAGCCATCTTCAATACCTTCCCAAATTCATGCTTCGGTCAGAATAACGGCGTTATTCAGCTCACCGGCGTAGCCAGCCGTTACGTGGGGTTTGTCGTTGCTCTGATGCTGATTCTGTTGGGCCTGTTCCCTGCGGTAGCCGGTTTTGTACAGCATATCCCTGAGCCAGTATTAGGCGGCGCGACCATCGTCATGTTCGGCACTATTGCCGCATCCGGCGTACGCATTGTCTCTCGCGAAACCCTAAATCGTCGGGCGATTATGATTATGGCTCTTTCATTGGCGGTAGGTATGGGCGTGGCTCAGCAACCGCTGATTCTACAGTTTGCTCCTGATTGGATTAAAACCTTGCTGTCTTCGGGCATTGCCGCCGGTGGCATCACCGCTATCGTGCTGAATCTGATCTTCCCGCAGGAAAAGTAGCTTCCCTGGAAGTGACCCCCATAAATAAATCCAAATGGTCGATGCTATTGCAGCATTGACCATTTTTTATTCCTGATTAAAGGATTGTCTATTGAGGTCAGGGTCGAATTGCGGCATAAACGGAGATAACTTCACGCCAACAGACTGAGATTTACCAGATGAAAACTATCGGAAAAGTACTCCTGACGCTGTTACTGCTCCTGATGTTGCTGGTAGCCATCGCTTATTTACTGTTGCAAACCAGTTGGGGAGCTAAAAACCTCAGCCGCTGGGTGAGCGATAGCAGCCAATATCAGCTATCTCTGGGTAAAATCGATCACGATTGGTCTCAGCCGGGGCAGATTACCTTCAGCGATGTCATGATTTCGCAAACCAACAAGCCCGTCTTTCTTAACGCTGGGCAGGTTGTTTTTGGGCTCAGCTGGCGTCAAATTACCGAGCCACGACACTTCCGCAGCCTACTGTTACAACAGGGCAGCCTAAATCTGGACGCGCCTTCCCCAGCGTTAAATATTCAGGCCGATACGCTACGGCTGGCAAATATGGCGCTAAATACCGCTTCGCCCGGTTCAAGCATTCAAGGTAAGAATATCACTGGCGGTATTATTCCGT carries:
- a CDS encoding nucleobase:cation symporter-2 family protein is translated as MTTQSAELKTSRPASHTNAPSELIYRLEDRPPLPQTLFAACQHLLAMFVAVITPALLICQALGLPAQDTQRIISMSLFASGLASILQIKTWGPVGSGLLSIQGTSFNFVSPLIMGGLALKNGGADIPTMMAALFGTLMVASCTEILLSRVLHLARRIITPLVSGIVVMIIGLSLIQVGLTSIGGGYGAMSDHTFGSPKNLLLAGAVLVVIILLNRQRNPYLRVASLVIAMAVGYLLAWAMDMLPASQPAAETALITIPTPFYYGLSFDWNLLIPLMLIFMVTSLETIGDITATSDVSEQPVSGPLYMKRLKGGVLANGLNSMVSAIFNTFPNSCFGQNNGVIQLTGVASRYVGFVVALMLILLGLFPAVAGFVQHIPEPVLGGATIVMFGTIAASGVRIVSRETLNRRAIMIMALSLAVGMGVAQQPLILQFAPDWIKTLLSSGIAAGGITAIVLNLIFPQEK